In Arcobacter sp. LA11, a single window of DNA contains:
- a CDS encoding ferritin, whose product MISKDLQKALIEQLNKEYHSAYIYLGMSAYCSKEGFNGAANWFLIQYQEEVSHGMKMFKYLEDQDVAIELPEIKAVKVEYKSLLDVFKKSLAHEQSMTKNLNNLSDLAMKDKDHATYSLLQWYVTEQVEEEATVGEIIDHIKLVGDNGYGLYTIDKELAGRSFVDPTA is encoded by the coding sequence ATGATTAGTAAAGATTTACAAAAAGCATTAATAGAACAACTAAATAAAGAATATCACTCAGCATATATATATTTAGGTATGAGTGCGTACTGTTCAAAAGAAGGCTTCAATGGAGCTGCAAATTGGTTTTTAATTCAATACCAAGAAGAAGTATCACATGGTATGAAAATGTTTAAATATCTTGAAGACCAAGATGTTGCAATCGAACTTCCAGAGATTAAAGCTGTAAAAGTTGAATATAAATCACTTTTAGATGTATTTAAAAAATCATTAGCTCATGAGCAATCTATGACAAAAAACTTAAATAACTTATCTGATTTAGCAATGAAAGATAAAGATCATGCAACTTATAGCTTACTTCAATGGTATGTTACTGAACAAGTTGAAGAAGAAGCAACTGTGGGAGAAATCATTGACCATATTAAGCTTGTGGGAGATAATGGTTACGGACTTTATACAATTGATAAAGAACTAGCAGGAAGAAGCTTTGTTGACCCAACTGCTTAA
- a CDS encoding asparaginase domain-containing protein, translated as MNVTIINTGGTFNKRYNPIKGQLEVPSDNLALDKIIASCHNVEFEIKNIVSKDSLDMDDNDRQIITDAVNETSNDKIIIIHGTDTVDLTSAFLREQVSNKKIVFTGAMVPMSIDEVEATMNFSQALGFLSASIEKGIYLAMHGVVVDASKLIKDKSVGKFLIQE; from the coding sequence ACTGGTGGAACATTTAATAAAAGATATAATCCAATTAAAGGACAACTAGAAGTTCCAAGTGATAATTTAGCATTAGATAAGATAATAGCTTCTTGTCATAATGTAGAGTTTGAAATTAAAAATATAGTTTCAAAAGATAGTTTAGATATGGATGATAATGATAGACAAATTATCACAGATGCAGTTAATGAAACATCAAATGATAAAATTATAATCATTCATGGAACAGATACAGTTGATTTAACTTCTGCTTTTTTACGTGAACAAGTTTCAAATAAAAAAATAGTATTTACGGGTGCTATGGTTCCTATGAGTATTGATGAGGTTGAAGCAACTATGAATTTTTCACAAGCTTTAGGTTTTTTAAGTGCTTCTATTGAAAAGGGTATCTATTTAGCAATGCATGGTGTTGTTGTAGATGCAAGTAAATTAATAAAAGATAAAAGTGTAGGAAAATTTCTTATACAAGAATAA